One Intestinimonas butyriciproducens genomic window, TCGGATTTACCAGCGCAGGACTGCCGCTGGGCGTGACGTTTTCGTTTTTGATCTCCTCGCCCATGGTGGATTTGGGTAGCCTGATCCTGCTGACCAGCATCTTTGGGGGCAAGATCGCGGTGATCTATGTGGCCGTCGGACTGGCCATTGCGGTGGTGGGCGGGACCCTGATCGAACGGCTCCATCTGGAGGAATATGTGGAGGATTTTATTCGAACTGCCGGCCGGGTGGACGCGGAATTGCCCTCACTGACCCGGCGGGAGCGCTTGGAGTATGCCGGTGAGCAGGTTGCTGCCACATTCCGCAAAGTGGCCCCCTATATTCTGGCCGGTGTTGGGATCGGCGCGGTCATCCACAACTGGATTCCGGAACAGTGGATCGAGGGTATCCTGGGTGGGGGAAATCCTTTTGGCGTCCTTCTTGCCGTGATTGTCGGTGTGCCCATGTACGCCGATATTTTTGGTACGATTCCCGTGGCGGAGGCACTGCTGGGAAAAGGGGCGCAGCTGGGAACAGTCCTTGCCTTTATGATGGCGGTTACGACCCTGAGCCTGCCGTCCATCATCATGCTCCGCAAGGCGGTCAAACCGAAGCTGTTGGGGATATTCGTCGGCATCTGCGCCGGGGGAATTCTGGCTGTGGGCTATCTGTTCAATGCCCTGGAATATTTGCTGATATAAAGATGGGAGGCCATTGGGAATGGAACTGTTCAAAAAAAAGAGAGCGGAAACAAATACGCGCCGCTGCGAAGGCAGCGGCGCCGGGAGGGCAAGCGCGGGAATCAAGGTGCTGGGATCCGGATGCGCAAAGTGCAATGCGCTGGAGGCGTCCGTCCGCGCCGCATTGACAGAACTTGGCATGGATGCCGCTGTGGACCATGTGACGGACTTTGCACAGATCGCTTCCTATGGAGTGATGACCACGCCGGCCCTGGTGGTGGATGGACAGGTGGTGTCCTGCGGCAGAGTGCTGAAGAAAGAGGAGGCAAAAGAGCTCATCCAACGGGCCAGGAGCTGACCGCCGCTGCCCGGGCCAAAAATTGCGCCCCGTCCCAACGTACCGGGGCCGCTGTCCCTGGGGCGGTGTGTCGGAGACGGAACGGTCCCGGTGCTGTGAAAACAGACCCTAAAAGTAAAAGCCGCAGAATCCTCAGATGAGGGGGTCCTGCGGCTTTTTGCCGTTATAACCGGTAGGAGAGTTCGGCGGTCAGGGCCGTCCACAGCTGGGCGGGGGTGGCCGGACGGCGGGCATGGGGGATGTATGCCATGGCGGCCTGATCGCCGCTGCCGGCCAGATGCACCTCCAGGTCGGCCTTCGGGAGATAGACGGTCAGCGCCTCCTGGCCAGCATGGGTGTAGTCCGCCGTCACCTCCAGACCGTCCAGGGTGCGGTAGGAAAGACGCCAGCGCCTCGCCTCCGGCACGGTAAGGGAGAGATCCGAGCCGTAATCCGGGAGGTAGGGGATCAGCACCGACGCATCTCCGGAGGAGCTGGCGTTCAGGGACAGGGGCCGGATGGGAGAGGCGGCCCTCTGGAAGAGCAGGACGGAGTCGGAGGGGGGCAGGGGCGAAAAGGTCTCGTCCATCAGCACACCGCCCTCGAACCGGGTCCGGGTCTCCTCTGCCAGGCGGGCGGCATACTGGCCGTCCGCCCAGAATAACAGGCCCGCCGAGCCGGCGGCCAGCAGGGCCATGGCAGTCAGGGTACAGAAAATACGTTTTCTGAGAGTGTGCACAGGAAATCCCTCTTTTCAAACATTATAGGGAATCAGATCCTGGATCTTTTGATAGAGCGCGGGACCGGAGCCCAGGATCATATAGCAACCGGAATCGCCGTCCGCGGGACTGAGAAAGGCGCCGCGGGGGGTGATCCAGGCACACATGCCGCCGGCGGATACACAGATATCCCCGGTAAAGGGGCCGGGCAGGGCGGTGGGGAGGCGGACGCAGGCGCTGTCCGCCAGCGCGGAGGACAGTAGTCCGGAGGCGGGGAGCGCGAAAGCGCGCAGGGTGCCGTCGCCGGAGACCGTCAGGGCGCGCACATCCCCCCCCTCAGCGGAGAGTGGCAGCATGTCCCGCGTACTGCGGGGGGAGAACCACGCGAAAGCGGCGCACAGGATCAGGATCGCCGCCGCCGGAGCCCAGTGCAGCCGGGTATGGCGCGCCATGGACAGCGCCTCCTTTCTTCGCTTCTGGAAAAGGTTTCTACCTCTATAACGATGAAGAAGGGCGTTTTGTAACAGCTTTTATAGCGGCTTAAGAAAAACTTAAGAAATGAATGCTGCCGCAGAGACGCGGGAGGAAATATGTGGGCTTTCTGTGTTTCTTAGACGCTGGGAGAGCGGAAAAAGTTGCAGGCAAAAGAAAAAACGGCCGCCCTCATTTTGAGAAGCGGCGGCCTTTGTCCGCCACGGCAGAGGAAAAGACGGTAGCGGCGCTTTGTAACCTTTCACTCCGCTACTTTGTATTATGGATGAAAGGCTTTTCAACCGGGTTAAGGAGCATGCTATATGAAACCACCCCTCAAGATGCTGATTGAAAAATATCGGAACAATCTCTATACAGCGGCATTTAACGTATGTAAAAATGCGCAGGATGCCGAGGATGTTGTTCAGGATACCTTTCTTCAGTATTGGTCCCAGAAAAAAGAATTTGAGACGGAGCAGCATATCCGTGCGTGGCTGCTCCGCGTGGCGATCAACAAGGCGAAGAACAAGAACAATACTTTTTTCAGGCGAAACGCGCTCCCGCTGGAGGACTACATGGAAACCCTGGCCTTCCAGTCGGAGGAGTCGTCGGAATTGTTTGAGGCGGTGATGAAACTCCCGGAAAAGTATCGTATCGTGGTCCACTTGTTTTACTATGAAGATTATTCGGTAAAGGAAATTGCGGACATTCTGAAAATAACGCCGGGCAATGTGAAGGTCAGGCTGTCACGCGGAAGGATGTCGCTCCGCAACACATTGAAGGAGGCATGGGAAGATGACGAATAGGGAAAAATACAAGCAGGCGTTTTCGGCGGTTCATGCCTCTGATAATTTTTCTTTGGAGGCAGAAAAAATGGAAAGAACAGCAAAACAGCATCGGTTTAGAACAATGGCCGCCGTTGTTGCCGTCTGTGCAGCGCTCGTGGGAGGCGCCGCGGCCGCATATGCCGCAGATGCGGGTGGAATTCAGCGCGCCGTTCAGGTCTGGATCCACGGAGACCAAACAGCGGCCACGATTCAATTTGACGGAAACGGAAGCTACCGCATGGAATATACCGACGGCGAGGGGCATGTGCGGCATCAGAGCGGCGGAGGCGTGGCATTTGCGCCTGACGGGACAGAGATCCCCGTATCGGAGGAGGACCTCATGGCGCAGCTCACGGAGCCGGATGTGCAGTACGAGGAGGATGGGTCCGTGTGGCTCCACTGGTTCGACCAGAGCCTTGACATCACAGACAGATTTGAAGACGGCGTCTGCTATGTGAAGCTGGTGAATCATGGGGAACCCCTGTATATGACGGTAAAATATGAAAACGGGTATGCGACCAGCTCCCATAAGTATGTGAGCCCCTGGGAGTTCAACTGACGCAAAAGGATAGAACAGCGGACCTCCTGTCCAATGGTTGGGCAGGAGGTCCGCTCTGTCTGTCGAAAACCCTGTATGCTAGGGAGCGCTCATGGCCTGCGGTGGGGGAGCGCGAGCGGGCGACAGCCCGCCCCGCATGGAATCAAATGCCCCGGAAAGTCTGCGCCGGCGGGCGACTTTTTTGCTCGGCCGCATATGCAAAGCCGTCTCTTTATGCTATACTGATTCCAGAAAGAGACGAAAAAAAGAAAAGGAGTGCTGTACTTTGAAGGTATTTATCAGCGCCGATATCGAGGGTACCTGCGGGATCACCGACTGGGCGGAGACCGAGCGGTGTACCATGGACGACTACAAGCCCTTTCAGAAGCAGATGACCCGGGAGGTCAAGGCCGCCTGCAAGGGGGCCCTGGACGCGGGGGCCGGGGAGATCTTCCTCAAGGACGCCCACGACTCCGCCCGGAACATCGACGCCGCGGAGCTGCCCGAGTGCATCCGGATCCTCCGGGGCTGGACGGGAGACCCCCTGTCCATGATGTCCGGCTTGGACAGGGACGACTACGGCGCCGTCCTCTTCACCGGCTATCACGCCTGGGCCTCCTGCCCCGGCAATCCCCTCTCCCACACCATGAACCTGCGCAACGAGCATGTGCTCCTCAACGGTGTGCGGGCCAGCGAGTTCCTCATCAACGCCTATACCGCCGGATATTACGGCGTGCCTGCGGTATTCCTCTCCGGCGACGAGGAGCTGTGCGCCTTTGCCCGTGAGTTCATCCCCGAGATCGTGGCCGTGCCGGTCAACCGGGGCGTGGGCGGTGGCGTGATCTCCATCCACCCCGACGTGGCCGTGGAACGCATCCGGGCGGGAGCCAAGGAGGCGGTGCATCGGGGCGCCAAGTGCAAGGTGCCCATGCCGGAGCGGTTCGACAGCGAGATCCGATTCCGGGAGCACCGGACGGCCTACTCCAAGAGCTTTTACCCCGGGGCGCGGCTGGAAGATGGAAAGAGCGTGTGCTTCTCCACCGACGACTGGTATGAGATGCTGCGGTTCTACCACTTCGTGCTCAGTGACGGCTGAGGAGGGCGGATATGGAGCAGTCAAACGACCAGAGCCTGCGCCTGGCGGTGCTCATTGACGCGGACAACGCCTCCCGGACCGCCATGCGGGACGTGATGGCCGAGATCGCCGTCTACGGTACCCCCACCATCAAGCGCATCTACGGGGACTGGACCACCCCCAATATGGCCTCCTGGAAGCCGATCCTGCTGGAGAACGCCATCACCCCCATCCAGCAGTACAGCTATACCACCGGAAAGAACTCCACTGATTCGGCTATGATCATCGACGCCATGGACATCCTCTATACCGGACAGTGCGACGGTTTCGTACTGGTGTCCAGTGATTCCGACTTCACCCGTCTGGCCACCCGGCTGCGTGAGGCGGGCAAGAAGGTCATCGGCATGGGGGAGAAGAAGACGCCCAGTCCCTTCATCGTGGCCTGTGACAAGTTCATCTATATCGAGGTCATTCGGGCCGCCGCCAAGGACAAGGCGGCTAAGCCGGAGCCCGCGCCGGAACCGGAGGCGGTGCCCGCCCCGGCGGAGGGGACCAAGGCGGGCAAGAAGGGAAAGAAGAAGGCGGCCCCGGAGCCCCCCGCCGCGCCGGAACCGGAGCCCGCTCCGGAGGAACCGCAGAGGAAGGTCCCGCCGGAGATCGAGGAGCTGATCGCCGGCGCCCTGGATATGATCGCCGACGAAGACGGATACGCCTTTATGGGGGAGCTGGGAAACCTGCTGATCCGGCAGCAGCCGGATTTTGATCCCCGGAACTACGGTTTTTCCAAACTGACCCAGCTCATCAAGAGCCTGGACCGCTTCGAGGTGGACGTGCGGCAGACGTCGAACCCCCATACGAAGCACATCTTCCTGCGGGACAAGAAGCGGAAGTAGAGGGGGAGCGGAGTGGCCGCACGTCCACCGGGCGCGGAGCGCCCTCGCGCCGTAAGGCGCGCCCAAGGCGGGCCGCAGCAGGCGGCCCACCTTGCCGCAGGGCGGATTCACTCCGCCCGAGGAAGAAAAGGACGGGGTCCCCGGGAAAGGCACAGAATGATAAGGAAGTATGGGGGTTGTTACAAGGCGGCCCAAAGTTTATAAAGAATCAAGTAAAAGAGGCGGGTAGTTTCATAAACTACCCGCCTCTTTGGTATCATATTGACAAAAAATTTGTGAACACCTACCCTATTTCTTCTAGTTAACTTAATTGGATGGCAAGTTCAATCTCATCTCCATCACTATTTCCTGTTGGCTCAAATCCTGCTTCTTTATATATTTTCAGAGCAACCTGATTCCTTTTATTACAGGTGAGTGCTATACGATCAGAATTTCCAAAAGGTTTTTCGCGAATATAATCAATCACTTTCTGTAATGCAATTTTCCCATATCCCTTACCCTGTTCAGACTTATCAATCATCATATGCCATATATCATATTCTGGGATGTCATAATCATAAATGACCATTACATATCCCACTATTTTATCTCCATCATATATTCCAAATGGAGTACATTGTTTATAATACACATATGCCTGCGCGAGGCTTCTAATAGGATGTGAAACAAATAGTTCCTGTTCTTCCTCCAGTTTCAAATTAAATGCATCGATAAAATTATCTTCATTTATCTGTATTAAACGAACATCCATTTACATTCTCCTGTACAACTCCCGATTTATCGTTCACATTGTATCACATCCAAATGCCGCTTACAAGATATAAAGCAGGGTGGGTGTTCCATGGAACACCCACCCTGCTTTAGTACTATGAGCCAAAATACTTCGATATGGGATGCGACCTAAAGGCGGAGCCTTTTCCGGGGGAGACGTGGGGCAGACGTCGCCCCCCATACAAAGCACATCTTCCTGCGGGACAAGAAGCGGAAGCAGAGACAGCATTGTGCCCGGACGGTGGATTCCGTCCGGGCACAATGCTGTTTTTAACGCCGGCAAGGCCGGTCTATTTTTGCGCTTCGCGGACGCCGGTGCGGGTCTGCTCTACAATGCTGTCCATGATCTTCCGGCTGATGCCCCCCTGGACATAGCCGAAGGCGCTGCCGTCCGGGGCGATCATGAAGGTGGTGGGGAAGGCGCGGATGCCATAGGCGGAAAAGACGTCCCCAGTGAGGTCCATCACCACCGGATAGGTGTAGCCGCCGTCACTGAGGAAGGTCTCCACCTCCTCACGGGTGACGTCCTGGTTATAGGGGAAATCGTCAGTCTTGGGATTGGCCACCCCCAGGACGATCACCTCCCCGCCGTTCTCACCCCAGTCCTCATAGAGGGCCTGGATGTCGGGCATCTCCGCCTTGCAGGGTGGGCACCAAGTGGCCCAGAAATTGAGAAAGACGGTCTTGCCCTGGTAGTCGGACAGGGTGTGCTCCACGCCGTTCTGGTCGTACAGGGTAAAGTCGGGGGACGGAACCGGGGCCGGGGAGGCCGTGGATTCCGGATGGACGGAGGGCGAAGGCGTGGGGGAGGCCGTGACGGCGGGAGAGGATGGGCTCCCGGCGGCCGGAGGCGTCCCGGCGGCGCCGAAGCGGGAAAGGTAAGAGGACACGCCGTTCATCCAACCGGTGAACATCATGACGCCCATGAGCACCATGAGGACGCCGCCCGCCTTGACGGTATACCGCACCACCTTCTGGTGCTGCTTGAAAAAGTCCAGCAGAGTGCCGGTGAAGAGGCCTGCGGCCAGAAAGGGCAGAGTGAAGCCCAGGGTATAGAGCCCGATGAGGGCAAACCCCCTGGCCGCAGAGGCGGCGGAGGAGGCCAGCAGCAGCACCGAGGCCAGGGCGGGCCCCACGCAGGGAGTCCAGGCAAAGGAAAAGGTGAAACCCAGCAGCAGGGCGGCCAGTGGCCCCATGGTGAAGCGGTCCAGCCGGAAGGGGAGGCGGTGTTCGGAGGCGATGAGCCGGGACTGCCCAAGAATGCCCAGCTGGTAGAGGCCGAAGAGGACCACCAGAATGCCGCCCGCCCGGGTGAAGAGGGACTGATACCGGGAGAAGAACCGGCCCGCGGCGGTAAAGCCCAGGCCCAGAAGGAAGAAGGCGAAGGACACCCCCAGGACGAAGAAAAAGGTGTTCCCCAGCACCCGCCTCCGGCGGTAGCGGACCGAGCCGTCCGGCTCCACGGTCCTGGCACCCCCGGAGAGATAGCCGATATAGAGGGGAACCAGGGGCAGGACACAGGGGGAGAAAAAGCTCAGAACCCCCTGGAGAAAGACGGTGACGGCGGAGACGCCGGTCTCAATGGAAAAGCCCATACAAGCTCCTTTCTGAACATGGGATGGGAGGCAAGTATACCAGCCCCGGCGCCGTGCTGTCAAGAAAGACCGCGCGAAGCGGGAGCCCGGGCGGGGTGCTCCGTCAAAAAATACTGCCCACGGCGGTCATGCCCTTGTCCAGATCCTCCCGGTAATCCGGGTCCTCCGGGCGGAGGC contains:
- a CDS encoding RNA polymerase sigma factor encodes the protein MKPPLKMLIEKYRNNLYTAAFNVCKNAQDAEDVVQDTFLQYWSQKKEFETEQHIRAWLLRVAINKAKNKNNTFFRRNALPLEDYMETLAFQSEESSELFEAVMKLPEKYRIVVHLFYYEDYSVKEIADILKITPGNVKVRLSRGRMSLRNTLKEAWEDDE
- a CDS encoding permease, which gives rise to MQWLQAAGRLIQEQVLGMEWLNVLIGRGVSALGLDPASRWGGSIQFFLYDTIKITLLLCLLIFMISYIQSYFPPERSRRLLGRFHGLGANMASALLGTVTPFCSCSSIPLFIGFTSAGLPLGVTFSFLISSPMVDLGSLILLTSIFGGKIAVIYVAVGLAIAVVGGTLIERLHLEEYVEDFIRTAGRVDAELPSLTRRERLEYAGEQVAATFRKVAPYILAGVGIGAVIHNWIPEQWIEGILGGGNPFGVLLAVIVGVPMYADIFGTIPVAEALLGKGAQLGTVLAFMMAVTTLSLPSIIMLRKAVKPKLLGIFVGICAGGILAVGYLFNALEYLLI
- a CDS encoding cytochrome c biogenesis protein CcdA; protein product: MGFSIETGVSAVTVFLQGVLSFFSPCVLPLVPLYIGYLSGGARTVEPDGSVRYRRRRVLGNTFFFVLGVSFAFFLLGLGFTAAGRFFSRYQSLFTRAGGILVVLFGLYQLGILGQSRLIASEHRLPFRLDRFTMGPLAALLLGFTFSFAWTPCVGPALASVLLLASSAASAARGFALIGLYTLGFTLPFLAAGLFTGTLLDFFKQHQKVVRYTVKAGGVLMVLMGVMMFTGWMNGVSSYLSRFGAAGTPPAAGSPSSPAVTASPTPSPSVHPESTASPAPVPSPDFTLYDQNGVEHTLSDYQGKTVFLNFWATWCPPCKAEMPDIQALYEDWGENGGEVIVLGVANPKTDDFPYNQDVTREEVETFLSDGGYTYPVVMDLTGDVFSAYGIRAFPTTFMIAPDGSAFGYVQGGISRKIMDSIVEQTRTGVREAQK
- a CDS encoding NYN domain-containing protein, giving the protein MEQSNDQSLRLAVLIDADNASRTAMRDVMAEIAVYGTPTIKRIYGDWTTPNMASWKPILLENAITPIQQYSYTTGKNSTDSAMIIDAMDILYTGQCDGFVLVSSDSDFTRLATRLREAGKKVIGMGEKKTPSPFIVACDKFIYIEVIRAAAKDKAAKPEPAPEPEAVPAPAEGTKAGKKGKKKAAPEPPAAPEPEPAPEEPQRKVPPEIEELIAGALDMIADEDGYAFMGELGNLLIRQQPDFDPRNYGFSKLTQLIKSLDRFEVDVRQTSNPHTKHIFLRDKKRK
- a CDS encoding thioredoxin family protein, with protein sequence MELFKKKRAETNTRRCEGSGAGRASAGIKVLGSGCAKCNALEASVRAALTELGMDAAVDHVTDFAQIASYGVMTTPALVVDGQVVSCGRVLKKEEAKELIQRARS
- a CDS encoding M55 family metallopeptidase, with amino-acid sequence MKVFISADIEGTCGITDWAETERCTMDDYKPFQKQMTREVKAACKGALDAGAGEIFLKDAHDSARNIDAAELPECIRILRGWTGDPLSMMSGLDRDDYGAVLFTGYHAWASCPGNPLSHTMNLRNEHVLLNGVRASEFLINAYTAGYYGVPAVFLSGDEELCAFAREFIPEIVAVPVNRGVGGGVISIHPDVAVERIRAGAKEAVHRGAKCKVPMPERFDSEIRFREHRTAYSKSFYPGARLEDGKSVCFSTDDWYEMLRFYHFVLSDG
- a CDS encoding GNAT family N-acetyltransferase produces the protein MDVRLIQINEDNFIDAFNLKLEEEQELFVSHPIRSLAQAYVYYKQCTPFGIYDGDKIVGYVMVIYDYDIPEYDIWHMMIDKSEQGKGYGKIALQKVIDYIREKPFGNSDRIALTCNKRNQVALKIYKEAGFEPTGNSDGDEIELAIQLS